A window from Shewanella livingstonensis encodes these proteins:
- a CDS encoding YjjI family glycine radical enzyme: MALQENIVKIVSHPHLSPKQKSNYLALEAENSLPYVTVSESTSHAMKDGIICDMFEGHAPFKPRYVLPDYAKYLKQGSEYLELSPAEDFDDALNALIILYHHVPSVTNIPVFLGHVDTLLMPFVSGLDADVIYRKLKRFWIMLDRTLPDAFMHVNIGPTDNIICRTLLRIDVELQQIAPNLTFMYDPGVTPDDLLLLATTNICLCNKPHIANYPLHADTFDERGFGIVSCYNALPLAGGANTLVRLNLKQVALKATSIDDFFQQTLPHYCQLTFELIEARSAFLHQKSHFFDSFLVKEQLIDESRFAPMFGIYGMAEAVNILQALSATDPIAKVNSTKGVSSYGNGYGHNLAANQLGLKISAALDKIVTSTPVTYGYNGRALLHSQSGISLDKGVTPGVRIPYGTEPDPISHIQALAKHHQYYTAGISDILSIDETVKSNPQAMLQLCKGALSLGFREFTANVANNDLVRVTGYMVKRSDIETFKHCGSRTNTTGLAAEAAINTGILQRQARVIAHEQSPFVYE; this comes from the coding sequence ATGGCATTACAAGAAAATATTGTCAAAATCGTCAGCCACCCTCACCTTTCTCCTAAGCAAAAATCAAATTACTTAGCATTAGAGGCTGAAAACAGCCTGCCATATGTGACAGTGTCTGAATCGACTAGTCATGCAATGAAGGACGGCATTATCTGCGATATGTTTGAAGGCCACGCACCGTTTAAACCGCGTTATGTGCTGCCAGATTATGCTAAATACCTCAAACAAGGCTCTGAGTATTTAGAATTGTCGCCCGCTGAAGATTTTGATGACGCGCTCAATGCATTAATAATTTTGTATCATCATGTGCCGTCGGTGACCAATATTCCGGTATTTTTAGGCCATGTAGATACATTATTAATGCCTTTTGTCTCAGGGCTTGATGCTGATGTTATCTATCGTAAATTAAAACGCTTTTGGATAATGCTAGATCGAACCTTACCCGATGCGTTTATGCATGTGAATATTGGCCCCACCGATAACATTATTTGCCGAACCTTATTACGTATTGATGTTGAGTTACAACAAATAGCTCCTAATTTAACCTTTATGTACGATCCAGGGGTAACCCCTGATGATTTACTGCTACTGGCAACCACCAATATTTGTTTGTGCAATAAGCCTCACATTGCCAACTACCCATTGCATGCTGATACCTTTGACGAACGTGGTTTTGGCATTGTCAGCTGCTATAACGCATTGCCATTAGCTGGAGGTGCTAATACCTTAGTACGACTTAATCTGAAACAAGTCGCGTTAAAAGCCACCAGTATTGACGACTTTTTTCAACAAACATTGCCTCATTATTGCCAACTTACTTTTGAGCTTATTGAAGCACGTTCAGCATTTTTACATCAAAAATCGCATTTTTTCGACAGTTTTTTAGTTAAAGAGCAACTCATTGATGAGTCACGTTTTGCACCAATGTTTGGGATTTATGGTATGGCTGAAGCGGTGAATATCTTACAGGCCTTGTCCGCTACCGATCCAATTGCCAAGGTTAACTCTACTAAAGGTGTGAGTTCATATGGTAACGGTTATGGCCACAACCTTGCCGCCAACCAATTAGGCCTGAAGATTTCTGCCGCATTAGATAAGATTGTCACATCGACTCCAGTGACCTATGGCTATAATGGTCGAGCATTATTACATTCTCAAAGCGGTATCAGCTTAGATAAAGGTGTCACTCCAGGCGTTCGTATTCCTTATGGCACAGAACCAGACCCTATTAGCCATATTCAAGCGTTAGCGAAACATCACCAATATTATACCGCGGGGATTAGCGATATTCTCAGCATAGATGAAACCGTAAAATCGAATCCACAAGCCATGTTGCAACTGTGTAAAGGCGCTCTTAGCTTAGGTTTTAGGGAGTTTACCGCCAATGTTGCCAACAATGATTTAGTTCGCGTGACAGGTTATATGGTTAAGCGGTCCGACATTGAAACCTTTAAACATTGTGGTTCACGCACCAATACCACGGGTTTAGCGGCTGAGGCTGCCATTAATACTGGCATATTACAGCGCCAAGCTCGGGTTATCGCTCACGAACAGTCGCCTTTTGTGTATGAGTAA
- a CDS encoding YjjW family glycine radical enzyme activase translates to MSKHAIVSQILPFSCVDGPGSRLVIFLQGCNYQCKNCHNPQTISLCDTCGDCVDHCPEQALTLIATQEIDLKQKTHIVWNSTLCIECDTCLTVCPTKSSPKISHYSVEQMLTVISSQHHFINGITVSGGEASLQLPFVIDLFKAIKLSESLSHLSCMIDTNGSLSTSGWHKLLPYLDGAMVDLKAWQQTTHHYITGRDNQAVFNTIALLAQHNKLYEVRLLHIPGITDYDVEIDALATYLAKLPSDTRIKLNAFHHHGVGDIASTWPQCTQADIESLATLLSQRGVTNIALPALYL, encoded by the coding sequence ATGAGTAAACACGCTATTGTAAGCCAAATATTGCCATTTTCCTGTGTCGATGGTCCAGGCAGTCGATTGGTGATTTTTCTGCAAGGTTGCAATTATCAATGCAAAAATTGCCACAATCCGCAAACAATAAGCTTGTGTGATACTTGTGGCGACTGTGTTGATCATTGCCCTGAGCAAGCATTAACACTTATTGCAACGCAAGAGATCGATTTAAAACAAAAAACGCATATCGTGTGGAATAGCACGTTATGTATCGAATGTGATACTTGCCTGACGGTATGTCCTACAAAATCGTCGCCTAAAATATCGCATTATTCGGTTGAGCAAATGCTGACGGTGATTAGTAGTCAGCATCATTTTATCAATGGCATTACCGTTAGCGGTGGCGAAGCGAGCTTGCAGTTACCCTTTGTGATTGATTTGTTTAAAGCGATTAAATTATCTGAGTCATTATCACACCTTAGTTGCATGATCGACACTAATGGCAGCTTAAGTACTAGTGGGTGGCATAAATTATTGCCATATTTAGATGGCGCTATGGTCGATTTAAAAGCATGGCAACAAACCACTCATCACTACATTACGGGTCGTGACAATCAGGCTGTATTTAACACCATAGCGTTACTTGCCCAGCACAATAAACTCTATGAAGTGAGACTATTACATATTCCAGGCATTACAGACTATGATGTGGAGATTGACGCACTCGCGACTTATTTGGCTAAACTGCCAAGCGATACCCGAATTAAATTAAATGCATTTCACCATCATGGTGTTGGAGACATTGCCTCAACATGGCCGCAATGCACTCAAGCTGATATAGAAAGCCTCGCTACGCTACTTAGCCAACGAGGAGTGACTAATATCGCTCTACCAGCCTTATATCTTTAA